From Haloplanus vescus, the proteins below share one genomic window:
- a CDS encoding transcriptional regulator, translating into MADEILEALLQGSTLFPSIIGENIDHSRRGVNCRLNTLQASGFVDKVDRGKYKNSKKRNAFIEETD; encoded by the coding sequence ATGGCCGATGAGATCTTGGAAGCACTTCTGCAGGGTTCGACGCTCTTTCCATCAATCATCGGAGAGAACATCGACCATTCGAGAAGAGGTGTGAACTGCCGACTGAACACTCTTCAAGCATCAGGCTTCGTAGATAAAGTTGATCGAGGAAAGTATAAAAATTCTAAGAAAAGGAATGCATTCATTGAAGAGACAGATTGA
- a CDS encoding zinc-binding dehydrogenase has translation MPSEMDAYTIAEFGDPDVFEQTTVEVPDPAPDEIRVEVVASSVNPVDYKIRQGYIPEFTPEFPATLHCDVSGVVDAVGEDVEAFDVGDEVYGMPGGAGRQGSLADYVVGHAGTFAHAPDSIPLEDSAALPVVALTAWEMLADKTSVDIDDDVLVYGATGGVGHIGVQLADWFGANVVATGSTDAKRSLAADLGADATVDYTQTDVATYVDEYTGGDGFDVVFDPIGDDHINTSFEAVQPYGAVVTTESSEAEDVDLAPMHATSLELGVVLVIYPVLAGERQERIGEELDTIATLVDKGTVAPHIDDRYTFDEVADAHRRAEEGDFVGKLLLVNE, from the coding sequence ATGCCTTCCGAGATGGACGCCTACACGATTGCAGAGTTCGGCGACCCCGACGTGTTCGAGCAGACCACCGTCGAGGTTCCCGACCCCGCGCCCGACGAGATTCGAGTCGAAGTCGTCGCCTCCAGCGTCAACCCCGTCGACTACAAGATTCGGCAGGGGTATATCCCCGAGTTCACGCCCGAGTTCCCGGCAACGTTACACTGCGACGTTTCCGGCGTCGTCGACGCCGTCGGTGAGGACGTAGAGGCGTTCGACGTCGGCGACGAGGTGTACGGCATGCCCGGCGGCGCGGGCCGACAGGGGTCGCTCGCCGACTACGTGGTCGGCCACGCGGGCACGTTCGCCCACGCCCCCGACTCGATTCCGCTCGAAGACAGCGCCGCCCTCCCCGTCGTCGCCCTGACCGCGTGGGAGATGCTCGCCGACAAGACCAGCGTCGACATCGACGACGACGTGTTGGTCTACGGCGCGACCGGCGGCGTCGGCCACATCGGCGTCCAACTCGCCGACTGGTTCGGCGCGAACGTCGTCGCGACTGGCTCCACCGACGCGAAACGCTCACTCGCCGCGGACCTCGGCGCCGACGCCACGGTCGACTACACGCAGACCGATGTCGCGACGTACGTCGACGAGTACACCGGCGGCGACGGGTTCGACGTGGTCTTCGACCCCATCGGCGACGACCACATCAACACGTCGTTCGAGGCGGTCCAGCCATACGGCGCCGTCGTCACCACCGAATCGAGCGAGGCAGAGGACGTCGACCTCGCACCGATGCACGCCACCTCCCTCGAACTCGGCGTCGTCCTCGTCATCTACCCGGTGCTGGCCGGTGAGCGACAGGAGCGCATCGGCGAGGAACTGGACACCATCGCGACCCTCGTCGACAAGGGCACGGTCGCCCCGCACATCGACGACCGCTACACCTTCGACGAGGTTGCCGACGCCCATCGACGCGCCGAGGAAGGCGACTTCGTGGGCAAGCTGTTGCTCGTCAACGAGTGA
- a CDS encoding J domain-containing protein, which produces MDRDRLVLGLAAVFAGLTVVLVVVAFVRQLFLLFLALPFAATTYLMWKHATGRIEARARQRVRTGPQRGARRRDARRRVADGVGARSSRGTSRTAPSSTQSLSRREAYDILGLDSDASDDAVKRAYRAKVKEVHPDADGGDEAAFKRVKRAYERLQP; this is translated from the coding sequence GTGGACAGGGACCGACTCGTCCTCGGACTCGCGGCGGTGTTCGCTGGCCTGACGGTGGTCCTCGTAGTCGTGGCGTTCGTCCGCCAACTGTTCTTGCTGTTCTTGGCGCTCCCGTTCGCGGCGACGACGTACCTGATGTGGAAGCACGCGACGGGTCGCATCGAGGCCCGCGCCCGGCAGCGAGTTCGGACCGGCCCTCAGCGCGGCGCTCGACGGCGTGACGCTCGCCGCCGCGTCGCCGACGGCGTGGGCGCCCGTTCCTCGCGAGGCACCTCGCGTACCGCCCCGTCGTCGACTCAGTCGCTCTCCCGGCGCGAGGCGTACGATATCCTCGGACTCGACTCCGACGCGAGCGACGATGCGGTCAAGCGCGCCTATCGGGCGAAGGTAAAGGAGGTTCACCCCGATGCCGACGGCGGCGACGAAGCGGCGTTCAAGCGGGTGAAGCGCGCCTACGAGCGACTGCAACCGTAA
- a CDS encoding ABC transporter ATP-binding protein: MTLLDIENLAVTFPVQGGPDVPAVDGVDLQVESGEIHGLVGESGSGKSVTARSIMRLLDGAEVSADRFDYRGEDLYAKSEAEMRQVRGDDIAMVFQDALSALNPVMTVGEQIAEVVRHHGDVDESAGLLSELRRKYVTGTRTSAASWRRAVELLETVGIADPEDVAMTYPHQLSGGQRQRVMIASALGGDPDLIVADEPTTALDVTVEAGILDELQHLCDEFGVAMLLITHDLGVVAETCDSVTVMYSGSVMEHGRTDQLFENPAHPYTKGLLRSIPEQAPSDGELATIPGSAPEPSERPDGCPFRDRCPAAFDACSDPLPEHVVDDGHVTRCHLYTEGDDPEVSWDGPTRRASEVNGAVDDRTTATEVTDG; encoded by the coding sequence GTGACGCTCCTCGATATCGAGAACCTCGCCGTGACCTTCCCGGTGCAGGGCGGCCCGGACGTCCCGGCGGTCGACGGCGTCGACCTGCAGGTCGAGAGCGGCGAGATTCACGGACTGGTCGGCGAATCGGGGTCGGGCAAGAGCGTGACTGCGCGTTCGATCATGCGGCTCCTCGACGGCGCCGAGGTGTCCGCCGACCGCTTCGACTACCGCGGCGAGGACCTCTACGCGAAATCCGAGGCGGAGATGCGCCAAGTTCGGGGCGACGACATCGCCATGGTGTTTCAGGACGCCCTCTCGGCGCTCAACCCCGTCATGACCGTCGGCGAACAGATCGCCGAGGTCGTCAGACACCACGGCGACGTTGACGAATCGGCGGGCCTGCTGAGCGAACTGCGGCGGAAGTACGTCACCGGAACGCGCACGTCCGCCGCCTCGTGGCGCCGCGCGGTCGAACTGCTGGAGACCGTCGGCATCGCAGACCCCGAGGACGTGGCGATGACCTACCCCCACCAGTTGAGCGGTGGCCAGCGCCAGCGCGTGATGATCGCGTCGGCGCTCGGGGGCGATCCCGACCTGATCGTCGCCGACGAACCAACCACGGCGCTCGACGTGACCGTGGAGGCCGGCATCCTCGACGAACTCCAGCATCTGTGTGACGAGTTCGGGGTCGCGATGCTTCTTATCACCCACGACCTCGGCGTCGTCGCGGAAACCTGTGACAGCGTGACCGTGATGTACTCGGGGTCGGTGATGGAACACGGGCGGACGGACCAGCTGTTCGAGAACCCGGCCCATCCCTACACGAAGGGCCTGCTCCGGAGTATTCCCGAACAGGCGCCGTCCGACGGCGAACTGGCGACGATTCCGGGATCAGCACCGGAGCCGTCCGAACGCCCCGACGGCTGCCCGTTCCGTGACCGCTGTCCCGCCGCGTTCGACGCGTGTTCCGACCCCCTGCCGGAACACGTCGTCGACGACGGCCACGTGACGCGCTGTCATCTCTACACGGAGGGAGACGACCCCGAAGTGTCGTGGGACGGCCCGACACGACGAGCCAGCGAGGTGAACGGCGCGGTCGACGACAGAACAACTGCTACCGAGGTGACCGACGGATGA
- a CDS encoding ABC transporter permease — MGADYGGYGDERTVFGVRVDRFDRLRETFSGDYKATFGLTAVVLFVLAAAFAPELAPYDPMAQEFALMQAPSLTGAHPLGTDSFGRDLLSRMMYGARISLGVSLGAVTIGAVFGVTLGVVAGYFGGWVDDALMRFVDVLWAFPWLLIAIMLVAVFGQSVWNVIAAIAFAYIDDFARLARGEVLSIREEEFVLAAKNVGLTDTRIMVEEVLPNAVAPLIVQFTVLVARAMLAESTLSFLGIGVKPTTPTWGALLGQGRSLIGQAWWISIIPGIAIVVTVLGINLFGDALRDAFDVRGEEGAP, encoded by the coding sequence ATGGGCGCCGACTACGGCGGCTACGGCGACGAGCGGACAGTCTTCGGGGTCCGTGTCGACCGCTTCGACCGCCTCCGCGAGACGTTCTCGGGTGACTACAAGGCCACCTTCGGCCTGACGGCCGTCGTCCTATTCGTCCTCGCGGCCGCCTTCGCGCCCGAACTGGCGCCGTACGATCCGATGGCGCAGGAGTTCGCACTCATGCAAGCGCCGTCGCTGACCGGCGCTCACCCCCTTGGAACCGACTCGTTCGGTCGAGACCTGCTCTCGCGGATGATGTACGGCGCGCGAATCAGCCTCGGCGTCAGCCTCGGAGCCGTCACCATCGGCGCCGTCTTCGGCGTCACCCTCGGCGTCGTCGCCGGCTACTTCGGCGGGTGGGTCGACGACGCACTCATGCGCTTCGTGGACGTCCTCTGGGCGTTCCCGTGGCTCCTGATCGCCATCATGCTCGTCGCGGTGTTCGGGCAGAGCGTCTGGAACGTCATCGCCGCCATCGCCTTCGCGTACATCGACGACTTCGCCCGCCTCGCGCGCGGCGAAGTGCTGTCGATTCGCGAAGAGGAGTTCGTCCTCGCGGCGAAAAACGTCGGTCTGACGGACACCCGAATAATGGTCGAGGAGGTGCTTCCCAACGCGGTGGCGCCGCTTATCGTCCAGTTCACCGTCCTCGTCGCGCGGGCGATGCTCGCCGAAAGTACGCTCTCTTTCCTCGGCATCGGCGTCAAGCCGACCACGCCGACATGGGGCGCGCTCCTCGGACAGGGACGGAGCCTCATCGGACAGGCCTGGTGGATTTCGATCATCCCCGGTATCGCCATCGTCGTGACCGTCCTCGGCATCAACCTGTTCGGCGACGCACTCCGCGACGCCTTCGACGTACGCGGGGAGGAGGGAGCACCGTGA
- a CDS encoding ABC transporter ATP-binding protein, with protein sequence MSTSDSDTATETNRAELLQATNIKKHFPLDEGLFDRLFGENRVVRAVDGVDLTVRAGETVGIVGESGSGKSTLGRTVSRLYEPTDGSVIFDNEHIETYSGRQLRPIRRRVQYVFQDPMSSLNPRKTVGETVARPLTVHDIASGEEKWARVADLFEEVGLTPSQMSAYPHELSGGQRQRVGLCRALVTEPDLVVFDEPVSALDVTLQAQILNLINRLQREFDLSYLLISHDLNVVRQVCDRIAVMYAGEIVERGTAADIFDNPQHPYTRALLDAIPEVGGERGTRTHLEGEPPSATNPPSGCRFHPRCPEFIDGRCSGEQPGLQSVEGDGDHEAACHWLDRSEEERATHTPPSRAERDIIQESTDS encoded by the coding sequence ATGAGCACAAGCGACAGCGACACCGCCACCGAGACGAACCGAGCAGAGCTCCTGCAGGCGACGAATATCAAGAAACACTTCCCGCTCGATGAAGGGCTGTTCGACCGGCTGTTCGGCGAGAACCGAGTCGTCCGCGCCGTCGACGGCGTCGACCTGACCGTTCGCGCCGGCGAGACGGTTGGCATCGTCGGCGAGTCCGGATCCGGCAAGAGCACGCTCGGACGAACAGTCTCCCGGCTCTACGAGCCGACTGACGGGAGCGTCATCTTCGACAACGAACACATCGAGACGTACTCGGGGCGACAGCTCCGACCCATCCGCCGACGGGTACAGTACGTCTTTCAGGATCCGATGTCGTCGCTCAACCCGCGAAAGACGGTCGGTGAAACCGTCGCACGGCCGCTCACGGTGCACGATATCGCTTCGGGCGAGGAGAAGTGGGCACGCGTCGCCGACCTGTTCGAGGAGGTGGGGCTGACCCCATCACAGATGAGTGCCTACCCGCACGAACTCTCGGGCGGCCAGCGTCAGCGCGTCGGCCTCTGTCGCGCGCTCGTGACCGAGCCCGACCTCGTCGTCTTCGACGAACCCGTGTCAGCGCTCGACGTGACGCTGCAGGCACAGATTCTGAACCTCATCAACCGGCTTCAGCGGGAGTTCGACCTCTCCTACCTGCTGATATCGCACGACCTCAACGTCGTCCGGCAGGTGTGTGACCGAATCGCCGTCATGTACGCGGGAGAAATTGTCGAGCGAGGGACGGCCGCCGACATCTTCGACAATCCCCAGCATCCGTACACGCGGGCGCTCCTCGACGCCATCCCGGAGGTCGGTGGCGAGCGCGGGACCCGCACGCACCTCGAGGGCGAGCCGCCGAGCGCGACGAATCCGCCCTCGGGCTGCCGGTTCCACCCGCGCTGTCCGGAGTTCATCGACGGGCGCTGTTCAGGCGAACAGCCCGGCCTCCAGTCCGTCGAGGGCGACGGCGACCACGAGGCCGCCTGCCACTGGCTCGACCGGAGCGAGGAAGAGCGAGCAACTCACACCCCGCCGTCGCGAGCCGAACGCGATATCATTCAGGAGTCCACCGACTCCTAA
- a CDS encoding ASCH domain-containing protein yields the protein MAQLDPDTLLPNDRMRQQALDGDVTQIHRGQRYADEGDTFALDDTTFEVVDVTERTLGDMTDADARAEGARDLDHYKQILERAHDNFEWDDDSDIVRHRFEKR from the coding sequence ATGGCACAGCTCGACCCCGATACGCTCCTCCCGAACGACCGGATGCGCCAACAGGCACTCGACGGCGACGTGACACAGATTCACCGCGGGCAGCGATACGCCGACGAGGGCGACACCTTCGCGCTCGACGACACGACGTTCGAAGTCGTCGACGTGACCGAGCGAACTCTCGGCGACATGACCGACGCCGACGCCCGCGCCGAGGGGGCGCGTGACCTCGACCACTACAAGCAGATTCTGGAACGCGCTCACGACAACTTCGAGTGGGACGACGACTCCGACATCGTCCGGCATCGCTTCGAGAAGCGCTAA
- a CDS encoding ABC transporter permease, which produces MGIQRYVAKRTLQAILVIYVVATTVFVAIRSIPGDPARLILGGDADADAIAAVRAELGLDQPIYVQYGRWMADLARGDFGTSIYTGEPVLGRIAGAAEPTLSIGVVGISIAILIAIPAGIVSATRRNQWEDYVATGVAFLGISMPSFWIGIVLLLTVGSVVSAIPSYGYASISEGVGPWLAHVILPAAAVGLPYAGIITRMTRSSMLEVLSEDYMQTARAKGLPPRLVLLKHGLQNALLPVVTVAGILFALLLGGIVAVEMVFGIQGFGRLLIRSIERQDFPIVQGSVIVISVIFVFMNLFVDLLYMSINPKIRYGGEA; this is translated from the coding sequence ATGGGCATCCAACGGTACGTCGCGAAACGGACGCTGCAAGCGATTCTGGTCATCTACGTGGTCGCGACCACGGTGTTCGTCGCGATTAGGTCCATCCCGGGCGACCCCGCACGCCTGATACTCGGAGGTGACGCCGACGCCGACGCCATCGCGGCGGTGCGCGCCGAACTCGGCCTCGATCAGCCCATTTACGTCCAGTACGGCCGCTGGATGGCCGACCTGGCGAGAGGGGACTTCGGGACGTCGATATACACCGGCGAACCCGTCCTCGGACGCATCGCCGGCGCCGCGGAACCGACGCTGAGTATTGGGGTCGTCGGTATTAGCATCGCCATTCTGATCGCCATCCCCGCGGGAATCGTCAGCGCGACGCGGCGAAACCAGTGGGAGGACTACGTCGCGACTGGCGTCGCCTTCCTCGGCATCAGCATGCCCTCGTTCTGGATCGGCATCGTCCTCCTGCTGACTGTCGGGTCGGTCGTGTCGGCGATTCCGTCGTACGGCTACGCCTCGATCAGCGAGGGAGTAGGTCCGTGGCTTGCCCACGTCATCCTGCCGGCGGCGGCGGTGGGACTCCCCTACGCCGGCATCATCACCCGCATGACTCGGTCCTCGATGCTCGAGGTGTTGAGCGAGGATTACATGCAGACTGCCCGCGCGAAGGGGTTGCCGCCGCGACTGGTGCTGTTGAAACACGGCCTGCAGAACGCGCTCCTGCCCGTCGTGACCGTCGCCGGCATCCTCTTTGCGCTCCTCCTGGGCGGCATCGTCGCCGTCGAGATGGTGTTCGGCATTCAGGGCTTCGGGCGTCTGCTGATTCGCTCCATCGAACGACAGGACTTCCCCATCGTGCAGGGATCGGTCATCGTCATCTCGGTCATATTCGTGTTCATGAACCTCTTCGTCGACCTGTTGTACATGTCTATCAATCCGAAGATCCGCTACGGGGGTGAGGCCTGA
- a CDS encoding ABC transporter substrate-binding protein gives MFDKEDLEGPRIDRRTATKLLAAGGLTGLAGCSGGSGDSSESTDSSGESSSSGSDESSGASDGGSSGGSISAGWNIDEIEYLDPHYIDKGQEIYVSSNIYSGLVKIGSDGAIVGDLANDWSLPDSSTYVFDLKEGATFHNGDPLDAAAVKASLERLMSLDDSPHLGKVSSVESITAEDETTLRISLSETVGPFISFLTRGPGRAGTIVHAPSATENPDEYNRMPVGSGAFELTDRESGEYLQLEAHDGYFETDEDGNALPYLDSVRIDLIPEPSTMWTAMRGGELQYSNSIPPQNAGQAESMDSLDVVGTNPGAWFCIAPLCNDPAEVEWQQYASGAGEPTDKWSDEDLPTTDPQVREAIAMAIDREALIERAFFGYAEPAHSVFNPAIAWLYEEEPEPGQYYDPEAAQQLLDDAGYTGEPRMSLSLLGTPSDERRMTVVQEMLSQVGIEVELNVQQESAYWDNLYRYENELVMYDGYVDIDPWMSLWKQLKTPVESGSAGAWQANLYQNSEFNSLLEEDYRTSDMETRTELLRQAEELFLEDTAWAMTTFPLIPKASTSNLTGVGNQAGLSNFHTAQLE, from the coding sequence ATGTTCGACAAAGAGGACCTCGAGGGACCACGGATCGACCGACGGACGGCGACGAAACTACTCGCAGCGGGCGGATTGACCGGGCTGGCAGGCTGCAGCGGTGGGAGCGGGGATAGCTCGGAATCGACCGATAGCTCGGGCGAAAGCAGTTCGAGCGGCTCGGACGAATCGAGCGGAGCGAGCGACGGTGGCTCCAGCGGTGGATCGATCAGTGCCGGCTGGAACATCGACGAAATCGAGTACCTCGACCCCCACTACATCGACAAGGGCCAGGAGATCTACGTCTCCTCGAACATCTACAGCGGGCTAGTCAAGATTGGATCGGACGGCGCTATTGTGGGTGACCTCGCCAACGACTGGTCGCTCCCGGACAGTTCGACGTACGTGTTCGACCTGAAGGAGGGGGCGACGTTCCACAACGGCGACCCGCTCGACGCCGCCGCCGTGAAGGCGTCACTCGAACGGCTCATGAGCCTCGACGACTCGCCGCATCTCGGGAAGGTGTCGTCGGTCGAGAGCATCACTGCCGAAGACGAAACGACGCTACGTATCAGCCTCTCGGAGACGGTCGGGCCCTTCATCTCGTTCCTGACCCGAGGGCCAGGACGCGCGGGCACCATCGTCCATGCCCCGAGCGCCACGGAGAACCCCGACGAGTACAACCGGATGCCCGTCGGGAGCGGCGCGTTCGAACTCACCGACCGCGAGTCGGGTGAGTACCTACAACTGGAGGCCCACGACGGCTACTTCGAAACGGACGAGGACGGGAACGCACTCCCCTACCTCGACTCGGTTCGGATCGACCTCATCCCGGAACCATCGACGATGTGGACGGCGATGCGGGGCGGGGAGCTTCAGTACTCCAACAGCATTCCGCCACAGAACGCCGGGCAGGCCGAATCGATGGATTCGCTCGACGTCGTGGGGACGAATCCGGGCGCGTGGTTCTGCATCGCGCCGCTGTGTAACGACCCGGCAGAGGTCGAGTGGCAGCAGTACGCGAGCGGTGCCGGCGAGCCGACCGACAAGTGGTCGGACGAGGACCTTCCGACGACCGACCCGCAGGTTCGGGAGGCCATCGCCATGGCCATCGACCGCGAGGCGCTCATCGAACGGGCTTTCTTCGGCTACGCCGAACCCGCACACTCCGTCTTCAATCCCGCCATCGCGTGGCTCTACGAGGAAGAACCGGAACCGGGCCAGTACTACGATCCAGAAGCGGCCCAGCAACTCCTCGACGACGCCGGCTACACGGGCGAGCCGCGGATGAGCCTCTCGCTGCTTGGCACTCCGAGCGACGAGCGACGGATGACCGTGGTGCAGGAGATGCTCTCGCAGGTCGGCATCGAAGTCGAACTCAACGTCCAGCAGGAGTCGGCCTACTGGGACAACCTCTACCGCTACGAGAACGAACTCGTGATGTACGACGGCTACGTCGACATCGACCCGTGGATGTCGCTGTGGAAGCAGCTCAAGACGCCGGTCGAGTCCGGCTCGGCGGGTGCGTGGCAGGCGAATCTCTACCAGAACTCCGAGTTCAACTCCCTCCTCGAGGAAGACTACAGAACTTCCGATATGGAGACACGAACAGAACTCCTCCGGCAGGCCGAAGAGCTGTTCCTCGAGGACACCGCATGGGCCATGACGACGTTCCCGCTAATTCCGAAGGCGAGCACGTCGAATCTCACCGGCGTCGGGAATCAAGCCGGACTGAGCAACTTCCACACCGCACAACTCGAGTGA
- a CDS encoding GTPBP1 family GTP-binding protein, whose translation MTADRAVLEAALERGEEEGGPIEFKERLSRDVHLSDGRMESLAAQLRHRVLSGDGEATYVVGVTDDGHVAGIEPTAFSESMDVLSLLAEESGAHIEDVETWGVGGADGEGIVGVATIREGSILDTDDSHIVVGTAGHVDHGKSTLVGSLVTGEADDGQGETRSYLDVQPHEVERGLSADLSYAVYGFDAGGPVRMDNPHRKSDRARVVEEADRLVSFVDTVGHEPWLRTTIRGLVGQKLDYGLLTVAADDGPTETTREHLGILLATELPTLVAITKTDVVSDERVAEVEREVERLLRDVGETPLRIERHGVEAAAEEIGDVVPVLRTSAVDGTGLDTLDHLFERLPKTNGDDGDFRMYIDRTYSVTGVGAVASGTVNSGTVEAGDPLLIGPMPDGSFREVEVRSIEMHYHRVDRAEAGRIVGIALKGIAERDIERGMVLLPADADPTPVREFEAEVMVLNHPTRIGTGYEPVVHLETVSEAAIFRPEGGHLLPGDRGTATVEFKFRPYLVEEGQRFVFREGRSKGVGTVTDIS comes from the coding sequence ATGACCGCCGATCGGGCCGTGCTGGAAGCGGCCCTGGAACGCGGTGAAGAGGAGGGCGGCCCAATCGAGTTCAAGGAACGCCTCTCCCGAGACGTCCACCTCAGCGACGGTCGGATGGAGAGTCTCGCAGCGCAGTTGCGCCATCGCGTGCTCTCCGGTGACGGCGAGGCGACGTACGTCGTCGGTGTCACGGACGACGGTCACGTCGCCGGTATCGAGCCGACGGCTTTCTCCGAATCGATGGACGTGCTCTCCCTACTCGCCGAGGAGTCCGGCGCGCACATCGAGGACGTGGAGACGTGGGGCGTCGGCGGTGCAGACGGCGAGGGTATCGTCGGCGTCGCGACGATTCGTGAGGGATCCATTCTAGACACCGACGACTCCCACATCGTCGTCGGGACGGCGGGCCACGTCGACCACGGCAAGAGCACGCTGGTCGGGTCGCTCGTCACCGGCGAGGCCGACGACGGGCAGGGCGAGACGCGGTCGTATCTCGACGTGCAGCCCCACGAGGTCGAACGCGGCCTCTCGGCGGACCTCTCCTACGCGGTGTACGGCTTCGACGCCGGCGGCCCGGTTCGCATGGACAACCCCCACCGGAAGTCGGACCGCGCCCGCGTCGTCGAGGAGGCGGACCGCCTCGTATCCTTCGTCGACACCGTCGGTCACGAACCGTGGCTTCGGACGACCATCCGTGGGCTGGTGGGCCAGAAACTCGACTACGGCCTGCTGACCGTCGCGGCCGACGACGGGCCCACCGAAACCACGCGCGAACACCTCGGCATCCTGCTCGCGACGGAACTGCCGACGCTCGTGGCCATCACCAAGACCGACGTGGTGAGCGACGAACGCGTCGCCGAGGTGGAACGGGAGGTGGAGCGACTGCTCCGCGACGTTGGCGAGACGCCGCTCCGCATCGAGCGACACGGTGTCGAGGCCGCCGCGGAGGAGATAGGCGACGTGGTGCCTGTCCTCCGAACCAGCGCCGTCGACGGCACGGGACTGGACACGCTGGACCACCTCTTCGAGCGACTGCCGAAGACCAACGGCGACGACGGCGACTTCCGGATGTACATCGACCGCACGTACTCGGTGACGGGCGTCGGCGCCGTCGCCTCCGGGACGGTCAACTCCGGCACCGTCGAGGCGGGCGACCCCCTCCTCATCGGCCCCATGCCCGACGGCTCCTTCCGCGAGGTGGAGGTCCGATCCATCGAGATGCACTACCACCGCGTCGACCGGGCGGAGGCCGGCCGCATCGTCGGCATCGCGCTCAAGGGCATCGCCGAACGCGACATCGAACGCGGGATGGTGCTGCTACCCGCCGATGCCGACCCCACGCCCGTCCGCGAGTTCGAGGCCGAGGTGATGGTGCTCAACCACCCCACGCGCATCGGCACGGGCTACGAACCCGTCGTCCACTTAGAGACGGTCAGCGAGGCGGCCATCTTCCGCCCCGAGGGCGGCCACCTTCTCCCCGGTGACCGCGGGACGGCGACGGTCGAGTTCAAATTCCGCCCCTATCTCGTCGAAGAGGGGCAGCGGTTCGTCTTCCGCGAGGGCCGGAGCAAGGGCGTCGGCACCGTCACCGACATCTCGTAG